A DNA window from Castanea sativa cultivar Marrone di Chiusa Pesio chromosome 7, ASM4071231v1 contains the following coding sequences:
- the LOC142644744 gene encoding uncharacterized protein LOC142644744 translates to MSLSLLQGYSSAEEEDDQQPQHPYLQNSDEDEEDDDEDEDEDEKNDKEEAIHDKSFIKLPIPSSGSGSSGLPSVLDLFSEISGPPAFLNNSVEEYGKVKDAGQQQQPVLGRRRNHRKENKQHLPAGAVVEAKPQLVGIHERVRSDIEGNRPPASSVSSTTEGGKRVATVTNPNAEDAAELLRMCLQCGIPKTFSNARGMVCPVCGDRPLLDASNELKKKGSTIKDKEKSKRMKGQSSHASWKSETEMQLRQQFD, encoded by the exons ATGAGCTTGTCTCTCCTTCAAGGCTATTCTTCCgcagaagaggaagatgacCAACAACCCCAACACCCTTATCTCCAAAACTccgatgaagatgaagaagacgatgacgaagacgaagacgaagacgaaAAAAACGACAAGGAAGAAGCTATCCACGACAAGTCGTTTATCAAACTCCCAATACCTTCATCTGGGTCGGGATCTTCAGGGCTTCCCTCTGTGTTAGACTTATTCTCCGAa ATTTCAGGACCGCCAGCGTTTCTGAATAACAGTGTAGAAGAATATGGCAAAGTTAAAGATGCGGGACAGCAACAGCAGCCAGTGTTAGGCAGAAGGAGAAACCACCGCAAGGAAAACAAACAACACTTGCCTGCAg GTGCTGTAGTTGAGGCTAAACCTCAACTTGTTGGTATCCATGAGCGAGTAAGAAGTGATATTGAGGGTAATCGACCTCCAGCATCATCAGTTTCAAGCACAACAGAAGGAGGCAAGCGAGTGGCAACTGTAACCAATCCTAATGCTGAGGATGCTGCAGAGCTATTGAG GATGTGCTTGCAATGTGGAATACCCAAGACTTTCTCAAATGCACGAGGAATGGTCTGCCCTGTATGTGGTGATCGCCCTCTTCTAGACGCTAGCAATGAGCTCAAGAAGAAGGGTTCTACCATCAAAGACAAGGAGAAGAGTAAGAGGATGAAGGGCCAATCATCTCATGCTTCCTGGAAAAGCGAAACAGAGATGCAGCTTCGGCAGCAGTTTGACTAG